The nucleotide sequence GCACCAGCGCTCCTTACATACTGATGGACGATGAGATGGGTGCGGCGCTGGAGCGTGGCTACAACGCCGAATGGTTGGACGCATGCTCATCCTTCACGCAGATCGCATTGTCTTCCACGACGCATTTCATGCCGCTGCAAGAGGCCGATACATTGAAGCCCTGTGTGGATGTGTGCAGGGAGCTGTATGCGCGCTGATGTCTGGTCAAGGGGGTGCGGTTTTTGCATCATGTTGTAGCGGCAGATGTGCCAACTCGCCACATGCTATCAATCAGTAGTCATGCCGCCATTGCGCTCTGCCCACCCTTGTGGCGGGTTTTAACCCCCCGGCAGCGCCAACTGCGGATTCACGAAGTCAAACGCCGCCAACTGGAATCCGTGCTCATCCACCTGCAACGCCCAGCCCTGTTTGTCCCAATCCCCTAGCACAATCCGCTTGGCGGCCTGGTCACCAATCTGTAATTTATGGATCGCCGGGCGGTGGGTGTGGCCGTGGACCAGCGTGCTCACGCCGAATTGCTGCATCACGCGCGGTACTTCCTCGGGCGTGACATCAACAATATCGTTGGCCTTCATCCGCGTTTGCGCACGGCTTTCGCTACGCAGCTTGCGCGCCAGCTTGTGGCGACTGCGCAAGGGCAGATGACGCAGGATAAACAGCACGAGCGGGTTACGCAGGATGCGCCGCAGCTTCATATAGCCGAGGTCGCGGGTACACAGGCTGTCGCCGTGCATCAACAGCACCGGCTCGCCATAAAACTGCACGACACTCGGGTCCTTTAGCAAGGTGGCGCCCGCCGCTTTGCAGAACGCCTTGCCGATCAGGAAGTCACGGTTGCCATGCATGATGAAAATCTGGGTGCCACTGTCGCTCAGCGCACGCAGCGCCGCGCAAATGTCACGCTGGAAGGGCGTCATCCCATCGTCGCCAATCCAGGCTTCAAAGAAGTCCCCGAGAATGTACAACGCCTGGGCGCAACGGGCGCGACCGTTGAGCAAATCCAGAAACGCCCGGGTGATATCCGGGCGCTCCTTTTCCAGATGCAAATCTGAAATCAGCAGTATCACCCAACGATCTCGGCTTTCTCGACGATCACGTCTTCTACCGGAACGTCCTGGTGACCGGCCTTGCCAGTGGTCTGCACGGCCTTGATCTTGTCGACGATGTCAGTGCCTTCGGTGACTTTACCGAACACCGCGTAGCCCCAACCCTGCACGTTCTTGCCGCTGTGGTTGAGGAAAGCGTTGTCGGCGACGTTGATGAAGAACTGCGCGGAGGCCGAATGCGGCTCCATGGTACGGGTCATGGCGACGGTGTATTTGTCGTTGGAGAGACCGTTGTCCGCTTCGTTCTGGATGCTTGGGCGCTTGTCTTTCTTTTCTTTCATGCCTGGCTCGAAACCGCCGCCCTGGATCATGAAGTTACTGATAACACGGTGAAAAACGGTGTTTTCGTAGTGGCCGGCCTTCACGTACTCGATGAAGTTGGCGACGGTGATCGGCGCTTTCTCGGCGTTCAGCTCGATGACGATGTCACCGTGGTTGGTGGTCAGTTTGACTTGAGTCATGTTCACTACTCTTTTCAGGGAATTCGTGGGTTCGGGCGCCGTGGCGCCTTACCGGTTTGGCAAAACGGCAGCCAAGACTGCGCAGTTTAACGTGCCCGGCAGGAATTTCGAGGCGGTTTTTTACCGTCGGTGCGTTAAATGCACCTGTTTTGTGCCATGCCCTGTCAGC is from Pseudomonas mucidolens and encodes:
- the lpxH gene encoding UDP-2,3-diacylglucosamine diphosphatase produces the protein MILLISDLHLEKERPDITRAFLDLLNGRARCAQALYILGDFFEAWIGDDGMTPFQRDICAALRALSDSGTQIFIMHGNRDFLIGKAFCKAAGATLLKDPSVVQFYGEPVLLMHGDSLCTRDLGYMKLRRILRNPLVLFILRHLPLRSRHKLARKLRSESRAQTRMKANDIVDVTPEEVPRVMQQFGVSTLVHGHTHRPAIHKLQIGDQAAKRIVLGDWDKQGWALQVDEHGFQLAAFDFVNPQLALPGG
- a CDS encoding peptidylprolyl isomerase; translation: MTQVKLTTNHGDIVIELNAEKAPITVANFIEYVKAGHYENTVFHRVISNFMIQGGGFEPGMKEKKDKRPSIQNEADNGLSNDKYTVAMTRTMEPHSASAQFFINVADNAFLNHSGKNVQGWGYAVFGKVTEGTDIVDKIKAVQTTGKAGHQDVPVEDVIVEKAEIVG